CGCAAGTGGCAGAGCCTGCTGAAAACCATTGCCTCGCTCAAGGAGCGTGGCAGCGACCCGGCCCTCATCGAGGCCCTGGAAGCCGAAGCCGAGGAAGTCGCCCGGCAACTAGACCCCGAGGTGCGGGAGAAGTTGGAACACTGGGACGAAAAGACGGCCCGTTACCAGGAAGAGACCTTCCGCTATCAGGTGCGCGACCGGGTTATTGAACAGCCCATGTACAAGGAGACCCTCTCGCACACCAAAATCCCCCGCATCGTCATGCCGAAACTGCACGACTGGGGCGACCGGGTGCGCTGGGAACGCCAGGAAAACGCGCCGGGCGAGTTCCCTTACACCGCCGGGGTGTACCCGCTGAAAAACCCCGACGAGGAACCCATCCGCATGTTCGCCGGGGAGGGCACGCCGGAGCGCACCAACCGCCGCTTCCACTACCTGGCCTACAGTCACCCCTTCAAGCGCCTCTCCACGGCCTTCGATTCGGTGACGCTCTACGGCCACGATCCGGCCGAGCAGCCCGACATCTACGGCAAAATCGGCAACTCCGGCGTCAGCGTGGCCACGGTGGACGACGCCAAGAAACTGTACTCTGGCTTCGATCTGGCCCACCACCACACCTCGGTTTCGATGACCATCAACGGCCCAGCGCCAATGATGCTGGCCTTCTTCTTCAACGCGGCCATCGACCAGCAGGTGGAGAAGTACATCCGCGAGCACGGCCTGGTGAAAGAAGCCGAGAAGCGCATCGAAGCGTACTTCGCCAGCCGCGGCGTCCCCCGCCCGCGCTACCACGGCGACCTGCCCCAGGGCCACGACGGATTAGGGCTGATGCTCCTGGGCATACCAGGGGACGAGGTGGTCCCGCGGGAGGTGTACGAGAACATCAAAGCGGACACCCTCCGCCGGGTCCGGGGCACGGTTCAGGCCGACATCCTCAAAGAAGACCAGGCCCAAAACACGGCCCTGTTCTCCATCGAATACTCCCTGAAGTTGATGGCCGACATTCAGGAATACTTTGTGCGCCATGGCGTGCGCAATTTCTATTCGGTGTCCATCTCGGGCTACCACATCGCCGAAGCCGGGGCCAACCCCATCACCCAACTGGCCTTCACCCTGGCCAACGGGTTCACCTATGTGGAACTCTACCTAGCCCGCAGCCTGCCCCTGGACGACTTCCTGCGCAACTTCTCCTTCTTCTTCTCCAACGGCATGGACGCCGAGTACGCCGTCATCGGTCGGGTGGCGCGGCGCATCTGGGCCAAGGCCATCCGCTACTTGTACGGCGGCGACGAGCGCAGCCAGAAACTGAAGTATCACATCCAGACTTCGGGCCGCAGCCTGCACGCCCAGGAACTGGCCTTCAACGACATCCGTACCACCCTGGAGGCGCTGTACGCCATCATGGACAACTGCAACAGCCTGCACACCAACGCCTACGACGAAGCCATCACCACGCCCACCGAGGAATCGGTGCGCCGGGCTGTCGCCATCCAACTGATCATCAACCGGGAATATGGGCTGACGCAGAACTACAACCCGATGCAGGGCTCCTACTACATCGAATACCTGACCGATCTGGTCGAGCAGCGGGTGCTGGAAGAGTTTCGCGCGCTGGATCGGCGCGGCGGCGTGCTGGGCGCCATGGAACGCATGTACCAGCGCTCCAAGATTCAGGAGGAATCGCTGTACTACGAGCGGATGAAAGAAAGCGGCGAGTGGCCCATCATCGGCGTCAACACCTTCTTGGGACCCGACGGCTCGCCCATTCAGGTTCCCGACGAAGTCGTCCGCTCAACGGAGGAGGAGAAGCGCCAGCAAATCGAGAACCTGCACCTTTTCTGGAAACGCAACGAGCGGGAGACGGAACGCTGGAAAGACGAACTGCGCCGCGCCGCCCGCCAGAACCGCAATGTGTTCGAAGTGCTCATGGAAGCGGTGAAGCACCTCTCCATCGGGCAGATCACCAACTTGTTCTACGAAGTCGGCGGCGGGTATCGCCGCAACATGTAATCCGGTCGAGAGCCAAACCGTGTATCAAGCGTTCCCATCGCCTGATACACGGTTTTCTTTAACCCCCGCCCTCGTGCTATAATGGCTTTCCACGGGGGCGGAGTGCTTTTGGGGCCTCGTCGCCCACCACAAAAACTGTGCCCACCGATGAACGAAACCACGAGGTGATGCGCCCATGTCTTTTGTGCATTTGCATGTGCATTCGGAATACTCCCTCCTGGACGGCCTGAGCAAAATCAAGGACCTGGTCCACGCGGCCAAAGAGATGGGGATGCCCGCCGTGGCCCTGACCGACCACGGCGTGATGTACGGCGCCGTCGAGTTCTGGGACGCGGCCACTGCCGCAGGGATCCGGCCCATCCTCGGCATGGAAGCCTACCTGGCCGCCCGCCGAATGCACGACCGGGACCCCAAAGAAGACAAAAAATCCACCCACCTGCTCTTGCTGGCCCAAAACGACACCGGCTACAAAAACCTGCTGGCCATCGCTTCAGCCGCCCAACTGGAAGGCTTCTACTACTACCCACGCATCGACCACGAGTTTCTGGCAGCCCATAGCGAGGGTCTCATCGCTACCACGGGCTGCATTTCGGCAGAAATCCCGCGCGCTATCCAGGCAGGCGATCTGGAAACGGCCCGCCAGAAGATGGCCTGGTATGTG
This portion of the Anaerolineae bacterium genome encodes:
- a CDS encoding methylmalonyl-CoA mutase, whose product is MTVSTIPQPAKVQPARQDPYRPEHHVRILTAASLFDGHDAAINLMRRIMQQTGAEVIHLGHNRSVAELVKAAVEEDVQGVAVTSYQGGHMEFFTYLRQRLNELGLAQVRVVGGGGGTILPSEIEELAQHNIRIYSPDDGRFMGLQGMINDVLQQCDFDPPNLFAEDPKALQALLEGEVRYLSRAITLAENHPETWKPWRERLEAMAASNGHRKMVPVVGFTGTGGAGKSTVVDEFVRRFITEFPDKKVAIISVDPTRRKTGGALLGDRIRMNAIYNERVFMRSMATRGSSGALSAAVHEAVDLAKLAGYDLVVVESTGIGQADIEIVTLADVAVYVMTPEYGAATQLEKINMLDYADIVIVNKFDKPGAEDALRDVRKQYRRNHMRFEEPDEALPVYATMASYFNDIGMDTAYRGILDQLAAKTGMAFPTEYPAEYRLPKKSYLLPPERAHYLGEIANTIEKYNRETEEQAERARKWQSLLKTIASLKERGSDPALIEALEAEAEEVARQLDPEVREKLEHWDEKTARYQEETFRYQVRDRVIEQPMYKETLSHTKIPRIVMPKLHDWGDRVRWERQENAPGEFPYTAGVYPLKNPDEEPIRMFAGEGTPERTNRRFHYLAYSHPFKRLSTAFDSVTLYGHDPAEQPDIYGKIGNSGVSVATVDDAKKLYSGFDLAHHHTSVSMTINGPAPMMLAFFFNAAIDQQVEKYIREHGLVKEAEKRIEAYFASRGVPRPRYHGDLPQGHDGLGLMLLGIPGDEVVPREVYENIKADTLRRVRGTVQADILKEDQAQNTALFSIEYSLKLMADIQEYFVRHGVRNFYSVSISGYHIAEAGANPITQLAFTLANGFTYVELYLARSLPLDDFLRNFSFFFSNGMDAEYAVIGRVARRIWAKAIRYLYGGDERSQKLKYHIQTSGRSLHAQELAFNDIRTTLEALYAIMDNCNSLHTNAYDEAITTPTEESVRRAVAIQLIINREYGLTQNYNPMQGSYYIEYLTDLVEQRVLEEFRALDRRGGVLGAMERMYQRSKIQEESLYYERMKESGEWPIIGVNTFLGPDGSPIQVPDEVVRSTEEEKRQQIENLHLFWKRNERETERWKDELRRAARQNRNVFEVLMEAVKHLSIGQITNLFYEVGGGYRRNM